The Methanoculleus horonobensis genomic interval ACCGGGAGACGGCGACCGGAACCGGACAGACGAGACGCCGGTCGCCGAGAGGCTGACGGCCGATCAGGTGCTGGTTCGGGACGGCAACTACTCTCTGTTCATCCAGGCGCTCGATACTGCCGGACTCAGGGGGACGCTCGCCGGGCCGGGGCCCTATACCATCTTTGCTCCGACGGATGAGGCATTCGGCCGGCTTTCGGAGACCACGATAGAAGAACTCTTCGATGATCCGAAGGGCAACCTCGCGGAGACCCTGCTCTATCACATGGCCCCGGGGAGTCATACGGCAGCCGAGATCGCCGCAAACGAGACAGTTCCAACCGTCCAGGGCAACTCGATCGCCGTCGACGCCGCCGGCGAGAATGTAACGGTGGACGGCGCACGGGTGAT includes:
- a CDS encoding fasciclin domain-containing protein translates to MRPNYALCITALVIGAAVLICGCTGLPGDGDRNRTDETPVAERLTADQVLVRDGNYSLFIQALDTAGLRGTLAGPGPYTIFAPTDEAFGRLSETTIEELFDDPKGNLAETLLYHMAPGSHTAAEIAANETVPTVQGNSIAVDAAGENVTVDGARVIRADILAANGVIHAIDAVMIPPDVILQPENATTENTTV